CCCGAAATGTTCACCGTCCCGGATCGCATCCTGGTTCTGTCCAAAGGGAAGATCACGGGTGAATTCGTTCACGATAAGGTAACCGAAGAGGCTCTGGTCCTCGCTGCCGGCGCACAGCAACAAACTGAGCACCCCATCCCCGCGCATCAACCGAAGTAAGCCGACAAGCCCCCCATGCACACGTCCGCCGCCGCTCCCGCACCTGCCGCTGCCCCTGCCAAGCCGTCCGGTCTATTCCTGGGCGTCCTGCTTTTCCAGTTAAGAGCCTTGATCGCCTTGTTTGTATTGATCGGGATTTTTTCGGTGCTCTCGCCTGCGTTTTTCACCCGGCAGAACCTGATCATCCTGGTCGGCCAGACGGCGATCAACGCGATCATGGCCGTGGGCATGACCTTCGTGATCCTGACCGGCGGCATTGACCTGTCGGTCGGTTCCACGGTGGGCTTGGCGGCCATGGCCTCGGGATTGCTGATCAACCGCGGCCTGCCGATTCCGCCGTTAGGGGTTGCCGTCTATTTCAACATTCCGGCGATCATTGCGCTTTGCCTCGCGCTGGGGTTGTTGGTCGGCGCCTTTAACGGCCTGCTCATCACCCGCTTCAACGTGGCGCCGTTCATCGCGACGCTCGGCACACTTTACGTCGCCCGAGGCACGGCGCAACTAAGCAACAACGGCGCGACCTTCCCCAACCTGATCGGCAACCCTGAACTCGGCAATACCGGCTTTCCCATCCTCGGCGCCGGTAGCGTCCTGGGCATCCCGATCGTTATCTGGATCATGGTTCTGTTCGCAGCCGTGGCCGGCTTCATAGCGGCTAAAACGCCGTTCGGCCGCCAGGTCTACGCCGTCGGCGGCAACGAACGGGCCGCGGAACTTTCGGGCATTTACGTGAACCGGATAAAAATGGCGGTTTATATGATCTGCGGCCTGTGCGCGGCGATGACCGGCCTGATCACGGCCTCGCAACTGGTCGCCGCACACCCGGCCGTGGGCGAAAGCTACGAACTGAATGCCATCGCTGCCGTCGTCCTTGGGGGCACCTCTCTGGCCGGGGGCCGCGGCACCATCTGGGGCACGATCGTGGGTGCTTTAGTCATCGGCGTGCTCACCAATGGCCTCGTCCTGCTGGGCGTCCAGGAATTCTGGAAAAAAGTGATTACCGGGCTGGTGATCATCCTCGCCGTAGTGCTCGATCAGCTCCAGGAACGGCTTCAGCAACGCCTCGCCCTGAAACGCGCGTAACCCCCCCAAATGACTCCTTCTCCTTTTCCTTTTCCCCACCTGCAACCTAACAACCACCCCCGGAATCAACCAACTATGCCCAAATCCACCCCCCTGAAACAGAAGTCCCTGGTCGTCACCTTCCTAACAACGCTCGCGCTCCTGTTCATGGCCGGAGCCATGATCCAATCAGCGCCGGCGCAGCAAAAGAAACTCGTTGCCATCATTGTTCCCTCGCCGGAAAACCCGTTCTTCAAAGCCTTGGCGGACGCCGCCGACGCAAAGGCCAAATCCCTCGGTTACGACACGCTCATCCTGGTCCATAACGACGACCCGGTAAAGCAGGACCAACTGTTTGACACGGCCATCGCGCGCAAAGCGGCCGCCATCATCCTGGACAATGCCGGGGCTGATGCGACCATTGCCGCGGTGACCAAAGCAAAAAACGCGGGTATCCCTTCGTTTCTGGTTGACCGGGAAATCAACGCGACGGGGGTTGCCGTCGCCCAGTTAGTGTCCAACAACTACCAGGGGGCAACCCTCGGCGGGGAAGAATTTGCCAAGCTCATGGGTGAAGACGGCGATTATGTCGAATTAATCGGGAAAGAGACGGATACCAACGCCGGTATCCGGTCCAAGGGATATAACGATACCCTGAGCCAGTATCCCAAGCTGAAGAAAGTCGCCGCGCAGAGCGCTAATTGGAACCAGGCAGAGGCTTTCCAGAAAACGCAGACGATCATTCAGCAGTACCCGAACATCAAAGGCCTCATTTCGGGCAATGACACGATGGCGCTCGGAGCCTATGCGGCCCTGAAAGCGGCCGGCAAAGGACAGGTTATCGTCGTCGGCTTTGACGGCAGCCCCGACGTCGCACAATCGATCAAGGCGCATGAAATCCGTGCGACGGTCCTTCAGCCCGTGGTTCGCCTTTCCGAGATGGCGGTCGAACAGGCCGACAACTATATCAAAACCGGAAAAGCGGACCAACCCGAGAAACAGACCATCGACTGCGTTCTCGTTAACGGCGATAACGTCAATAACTATTCGGCGTTCAGCTTGAAGGAATAGTCAGTCGGCAAGACGGATGTGCCGAAGCCGCTTGCGGGCGGCTTCGGCGTCATGACGAAGAGAGTGTTAGGTGCGTTTAAGCCTAACCAGCCGATCTTAGCCCCACAGGGGCGGCAGAAGGCGTTGCCGGCGGGTTCTGCCGCCCCTTCAGCAAATCCAACCCGGCGGGGCGGGCGTTCGTTAGGGAGGGCGTACCGGCGTGACGCCTTAGGAGGGCTCGATCGTGATTGTACGGTTACCCAGGGTAAACCCTGGGCTATGTTCTCCCGGCCCGTTGGGCCTAAGACCGATTCAACCCGTTACGGAGCATCCTCCGGCGCCGGCACCCCCTGAGCCGGCGTTCTACCGGGATAACTGTCTGAATGGTATAAATGGCCGTGGGGTGTAGGCGCGTTTAGACCCAACCTGCCGGAGGCCAAGGGGCGCAAAGTTGATTGCTGCAGCGTACTTCCAAAATACCTGTCAGTCGCTTTTTATCTGGTAGGCATTCCCTTGTTGCCACGCGTTGGCTCCAGGCAGGACCGCGTCGGCCACGATGTCTTCCCGAGTCTTCCGGCGCTGTTCGACGGAGTAACCGACTTCCTTCTCAACTTGTTTGACGAGGGGCTCCCTGGCCTGCCCATCCTGAACGAAGCCCATCATCAGCTGGGGCACTCCCAAGGGTAGGTCCGCATAACGGTCATACTGCCAGGTGTGCCACGTCTTGCCGTAGGTATTAACCAGCTTCTTCATAAGCTCACGTTCAACCGGCTCTGGAATGCCCGGGGCGGACAATTCACCCGATTTGACCTCGTACTGGTGACTATGCCAATAGCGCTTTTCTTCTTCGGGCAACGAGCCGAACAGCCGCGCGCTGATGATGTACTCGATCCCGATGAGGCGGGCGTCGGGCTGGTTGGAATCGTAAATGACGCATTGCAGGAACTCTTCGCTGCGGTGCGAACAGAAGTGATGGGCGATCACTTGCCGGCCCGGGTCACCGTTATAAAAGTGCAAGCCGCAGACGTAACCATCGATCTGGTCGACCGGGTGCTTGCCCTGCAGGAGGTGCGAGCCCATTCCCAGCACTTTGGTTTCGGCCGAGGGCGGCTCCTGTGGCGGCGGCGTTTGGCCAAACAGCCTGCGCAAGGGCAGCACGGAAACGCCGCCCAGAATCAAGGCCAGGCGCGAGATGACCTTCCGGCGCTGCATGCAGCCGCAAGCATGATTTGCATTTGCATTTGCAGAAGAGAATGGATCCGTCATGTCCCGTATTCGCACGTGCTGAGCCGCCAGGGCTAAAACCGTTCGGTCCCGGCCGTGTCCTCACCCGGCGGTGAATTCAATCGTTGCGCTGTCAAACCGCTTTTCAAACCCGAGCGTGATCCCTTCGCGCATCAACTCTGCACCCGTAAACGCCTGGCCATTTGCCGGCAGGCGGGAGGTAACGCCGGGTTTCAGGTTCACTTCCTTCACCACGTAGGAAAAATCCGGCTTGAGCCCGGTGACCCTGAAGGGTTTGCCGGCGCTCGCGACATCGTCTTCCAACTGCCAGGCAAACGCCACGGCTTTGGCCTTGTCCTGCGTAACGTAATCCAGGGACGCGCGGCTGCCTTCATACGGTGATTCCAGCCGGTAAAGATCCCCGAACTGCACGACGTCCCGCAGTTCGGATTTATACAAAGCCACCGCCTGCCGGGTGATAACCGACTCTTCTGCCGTGAGCGTCCCGGTATCCACGTCCATCCCGAGGCGGCCACTCATCGCCACATCGAAGGCAAACTTGAACGGCCGGCTGTTCATGCGCGTAACGTGGGCGCTGATCGCCGCGGCGGGATAAAAATGCGAGTACCCCCACTGTATCTTCACCCGACAGAGCGCATCGGTGTTGTCACTGGGCCAGAACTGCTGAAAGAATCTCAGCGACCCGTAATCGACCCGCCCACCACCCCCGGAGCAAGCCATCATGGTTACGCCCGGATGTTTCTCGACCACACGCCGCATGATTTGATAGAGGGCCCGCACGTACGCAATCCTAACATGCGATTGTTGGTAAGGCGGCAGGTAAGCCGATCCGGGATTGTCAATCGACCGGTTACAATCCCACTTCAGGTAGGAGATCCCCGGGGTGCTGAGCACGCCGTCGATCGCGTTGAACGCGTATTGCTGTACTTCAGGGCGCGTCAGGTCCAGCACCATTTGATTACGGAACAGGCTCGCAGGCCGGTGCGGCTGCGTGATCACCCATTCGGGATGCCGCGTGTAAAGCTGACTCGCCGGGTTGACCATCTCCGGCTCCATCCAGATCCCGAATTGCAGCCCTCGACTGAGCGCGCTTTGCACCAGAGGCCCTAACCCGCGCGGAAACCGGGCGGGGTTCGGCTGCCAGTCTCCAAGACCGGCCTTATCGTTAATCCGGGCGTATTTTCCGTTTCCGAACCATCCATCATCCAGCAGAAAGATTTCCATGCCGGCAGCTTTGGCGCCCTGAAAAAGCGATTCGATCCGTGTCTGGTCGAAGTTAAACTCGGTGGCCTCCCAATTGTTGAGCAACGTCAGTTGCGGTTTATTACCATCCCGCACACCGTGGAGACGAGCCCAGCGGTGAAAACGCCGGCTCGCTTCGCCTTTGCCTTGCGTGCTGAAGGTAAACAGAAATTTTGGCGTCTCGAAGATCTCGCCCGGCGTCAGGTGCCACTCGGAGGCGTACGAATTGATTCCCGACAGGATCCGAAGACGATTGGTGCGATCAACCTCGAACGTGTTGGCGAAACTGCCGGACCAGGCAAGCGTGCCGAGAAGGACCCGGCCCTCGGCTTCGGTGGCCCTGCGGCCCAGAGACAGGGCGAAGTCCGGCGCGGCCGACTGGCCGTTGCGTATGCCAAGCTTGGATTCCACGCTCTTGATGCCGGGCTGCAACCGGGCCTCGGTCAACTGCATTTCATCCTGATAGGCGGCAGGAAAAAAGGTCAGCCAGTAAGCGTCGGCGTGAAAGGTCAACCCTGCAGAGGCAAAATCGCGGAGGGTAACGGGCGCGTTCTCCTGGTGACGGATCTGCGTCCACTGTTCAAAGAGGTCCTCCCCCTGGTTGCTTCTGACGAAGACATTGACGTAGAAAGGATGGTGAACGTCTTTTAACTCGATTCTGGTTTCAGTGACGGCAGCGCCCACCTGCCTGATCGTGTGCCTGACGTAAATCAGGTCGCAAGCCGGATCCCCGTCGGCGTGCGTCGCGCGAACGGCCACCTTACCCGGTTCATCCTGGCCGGCGTACCAACTTGCATTGCCCGAAGCCGCGTTGGTCGGGTAGACGACGTCACCGGGGATGCTGCCTCCATCCTTCGGAGCGCTTGCCGCCGGGCCGAGATAAAGCAAGTTGAGATGCTTGTCTCCCGTGACCTGGAACACCAGCGTTGTCGAATCGGTTTGGATGGGGATCAGCAGTTGAGCAGGGGACGCGTTCATTCCGGAGGCGGCAAGCGTGAGCGCGCTCGCAGCGATCAAAAACCATGCAGGCCGGCGGGACTTCATCGCTCGTCTCCAACTTGTGTTTCGGGGGCGGATCAGCCTTCCGGCGGCAGATCCAGCAACGCTTTAACACCCGCCTCATGCGTCCGGTCCTGCGCTCGGGCCCAGGCGCGCAAGCGGGCCACCGCTGTCTGGATGCCCCGGTCGTGGTAGGCAAAAACCATCGGCGACGTCACAAGCGTCCGGTTCGGCAAAAACGTCCTCGGGATCGAACGGGGGTTGGTATTTCCCAAAATTCGAAGCCGGCTGATCACCGGGGCCGGTCTGTAGGGAAAGATGCTGTCCGGTTCCTCATACTCGAAAGAAGTAACAAAGTTCCCAGTGGTGAGGAGGGCGCCCGCCAAGGCCGCGCCTTCACCCGGGTGCCCTCCGGTGCCTAACGAAACCACAAAAACCGGCTCCGTGATTCGTGGTGCGGCGCCTCCGCCCGCTGATTCCAGGAATTCCAGTAATGGCGTCAGCTTCGTATCCCATGCGATCAGGCGATCACCCCGGTCCCGGCCGTAATGCCTCAACGAATATGCTGCCGCATTCATCACCAACCCTGCAGACGCCACCTCGTAGAGGGTTACGGCGGCGGGTTCCTGATGGTGCACCTGCGCCCATTCCTCGAAGACGTCATCCGGAGCGTAGCTTCTGATGAATAATTCAACAAAGAAAGGGTAATAGCTGTCCCTGAGTTTGATCGTGGTCAGGGTCACGCCCGAACCCAGGTCCTGCGTCCCGTGCTGCACGTATACCAGGTCAGTGGAGGTGTTCCCATCGAAGTGCGTCGCCCGAAGGGCCGGCTGCGAATGGAACAGGCTCCCCGCGCCCGGGTATACCACGTTATCGTTGTCGTTCGCGGGATCGTACGTCGCAGGGGCGGCGGATGCGGGCCCTACGTAGTACTGCGTCAGGTGATTGTTTGCGCCAGTGGAAAAGACCAGTGCGGTCGATCGGGTCTTCACCGGGATCAGCAGACCGGCAGAGACGATACCCAGCGACGAAAGAAGGGCCATGGACGCGGCGAATGGCAATAAAGAACGTGTTTTCATGGGCGGATCTCCGGCGAGGGGCGAGTGTTCAGCGGTACCGTTCATTCCGATTGATACCATAAACGATTGGGATCCGGCCGCTCACTTCCACGAGGGCATACCTGACAACGCCGATGTTGGGAAGGTGAAAATGGCCCCGTGATCGCCCGGATCCGCCCTGGCGGGGTCGCTGTCGGCATCCTGTTAGATCCTAACATAGCCCGGATCGCCCAGCCTGCCGCCGCCAGGATTCCCGGAGTAAAACCCGCGATTTTCAATGCCGGTTAGCTGCCGGGAAGTTATCTCGCTTTCGGTCACATTCGCCGGCGCGCTCAGCCGCGGGTGCGAGCGCTTTAGGTTTGCATCACCGCGGCAACGGATGTGTACTACCCGCGACTAATCCCATGAGATTCAGCCTCTTGCCTCTCGTGTGCATCCTGGCGGCTTCGGTCGCATGGGGCGAAAACAATTTTTTCAACCCTGGCATCCGGTCGGCGCACCAGGGTGAAATCATATACCTGCTCATGCCTGACCGGTTCAACCATGCAGATCCGACCCGGAACCAGGCACAGCCGGATTCAGGGGAGCCGGCTCAAAGCGGATTCGACCCGGCAAATCCGCGTTGTTACCATGGGGGTGATCTTCGCGGGATCGATGCAAAACTCAATTACCTCAATCATCTGGGAGTGTCTTCGATCTGGATGACCCCCATCTTCCGGAATCGAGCGGTGCAGGAGGCTGAGGGCCGCGTTCCGCTCAAGACAGGCTACCATGGCTATTGGATACTGGATTTTACGGATGTTGATCCTCACTTTGGATCAAAGCAGCTCCTTCGACAGCTTATCTCAGATTCAGCGGCGCACGGGATAGGTATCATCCTCGACATCGTCGTTAACCATACCGCAGACGTGATCCAGCCGAAAAACGGAGTTCACGCCTACCAATATAAATTTTCGAAACCGTACCTGGATGCGAATGGACAGCCGTTCGACGATCGCAGTTACATCAACAAACCCGATTTTCCGAAGCTCGATCCTTCCATCAGTTTCCCGGTCCCTCCGGCTTTCAACGATGAGGCTGACCGTACGATCAAGAAGCCCGATTGGTTGAATGATCCGACCGTCTACCATAATCGAGGTGACGCATCAGGTAGCGGGGAGAGCGACCAATACGGCGATATTGCCGGTCTGGATGATTTGTTTACCGAGCAACCGCGCGTCGTCCAGGGAATGATCGATATTTACAGTGACTGGGTAAGGCATTTCGCGATTGCAGGATTCCGTTTGGACACGGTCAAACACGTCAATGACGAGTTCTGGCAGCGGTTTGTTCCCGCCATGCAGGACGTCGCGGCAGAAGCCGGTCGCAAAAACTTTTTTATTTTCGGTGAAGTCTATAATCCCGACCCGGCTGTCCTTTCCGAGTTCGTGCATCGGGCCGGCATTCCCGCGGTGCTGGATTTCGGATTTCAACGGGCCGCGGCCGGCTTTGCGAGTGGAATAGACGCCCCCCGCAAGCTGGCCGAGTTTTTCGCCAAAGACGGTTATTACACAACGCCGTCTGCAAACGCGTACGGGTTGGTCACCTTTCTCAGCAACCACGACATCGGGCGAATCGGTCACTTTCTGGTGAACGATCTCTCGACGGCGCCGGACGAAGAACTGCTGGCGCGCGACGTCCTGGCGCATGCCTTGTTATTTTTTACCCGGGGCATCCCCTGCCTTTACTACGGTGACGAGCAGGGATTTACCGGCCGCGGGGGTGATGCGCTCGCTCGAGAGGATATGTTCGGGTCAAAAGTGCCGGACTTTGCGGGAGAAAAGAGGATCGGGGGCGGTGACGGGGCCGCACCGGCGTTCAACGAGGATCACCCGCTCTTTCGCGCCATCCGGGAAATGATTTCCGTCCGGCGAAAGCATCCGGCCTTGGAAAGCGGCATCCAGATCGTGCGGTGCGCGGACGATCGTCCGGGCATCTTCGCCGTTTCCCGGATTGACCGGGGTCAGCGCAAGGAGGTGGTAGCAGCTTTCAACAACTCAGGGGAGACGCACAAAACGGTTATCAAAACATCCTCTCCATCCGGAGGCTGGGAACGCGTTTACGCCGGTGCGCCGGCAGGAACCAACTTCGCCGCTCGTCCCGACAACCAACTTTACATCGAACTGGGGCCGTGGTCAGTCCTGGTGTTAGGAAACGCCGAAACGATTGACACCGGGCCGAAACAACCCGGCGAATTGCATTTGGAAGCAACTCGAAACGGCGACCTCGAAGACCATTGGGAGATCAAAGCTGAATTCGTTCCGGACCAGATCGCCTCGGTTGCATTTGGCGTCCGGGCAAAAGGCGAAGCGGATTACAAGTTCCTTGGCACGGCCGATACGGCCCCGTACCGGGTGTTTCCGGCGTGGGACGTCATTCCCAATACGCCTGAACTCGAGTTCAAGGCCATTGCGCACGACCTGTCCGGGAACGAGTTAACGGCAGAGTTTGAATGGCGTCGCCGTGTCCCCCGGGGTTCCGGCCGGTGATGCCATTGCTCGGGCAAGGAGGCAGGTTCCTTGGGTCCGGGCCCGGCCTGAAGCGGAATCATCTGCTCGGTCCGGTCGCGCCGTGATGGCCGAAATGGCATAACCGCGCCTCATTCGGGCGATGGCCGTCGAGCGCGCCTAACCGTAAAAACAAGACTGCAAAGGCGGCACCCAGGCCAGGGCCGATCCAGTATACCCACCAGCCCTGCCACAGCCAGGCGGCCAGTTCCGGCCCGAAAGATCGTGCGGGGTTGGCACTGGCGCCGGACAGGGGCGCCTCAAGCCAGGTGAGTACGGCGAAGAGCGGGGGATTGACCAACGGCGTGAAAGGCTGGGTCGCCTTGTGCGCCGCGCAGATAAAAATCAGGAACACCAGCAGGAACGTGCAGACGGCCTCGCCGCCAACGGGGAGCCACTCCGGTACACCGTTCGCCGGCAGGGAGGCGCCCCAGTTGGCGCTGGCCCCCGAGGCCTTCCAGACAACGACGAGTGCCGCCGCGCCAATCGCCCCGCCGAACAACTGCGCCAGCACGTAGCAGACCGCATCCCGCCATTGGATTTTGCCTTCGAGCCAGAAAGCAAAGGTCATGGCCGGGTTGATGTGTGCGCCGCTCATTCTTCCGATCTTCGAAAAGGCAATGGCTGCACCGACGCTGCCGAACAGGAGTCCATTGAGAAAACGGCGCGGGCCGGGTTGGATCGGCAACCCGGCCAGGGGCGCGCCATGTCCCCAAAGCGCGATGACGAGAGAGAGCCCCACAAACACCAACAACGCAGTGCCAACCAGTTCCGCCGCGTACATTCGGGGATGCAGTTTGTCGTGCGGAAATGGCTTACCACGGAGCGGCCGATCCTGTCTGACCTCGCCCGGCTGGGAAGCCGTACTGACCTTATCCATATGAATCGGAATCGCTTGACCTTACCTAATGGGTTTACCTGATTCCGATGCCGATGCCTGCCGGACTTCACGGCGTTGTTCGCCGCCGGCACCCACGCATCCTCCCGGCGCAAAAACCACCCGGAAGGGCACGGGCTAAAAACCACGCCGTCCCTCGGCCGCAGCTGCCAGGCACGAGCGGGGCGTCTGCCGCCGGCTTTCCTCAACTCAAAACCAGCATTGTCGAGGGGTTATGGGGATGGCCGTCGATGATGGCCACCGGCGTCGGACGGTCGTCGGCCGGCCTGCTGACTTTAGCCGAAACGCCGTTGCCTTCGCTTTGTGAGAAGCAACTGCGGATCCCGCAACCAGAAAAGACCCCGTCCGCGTCGCCTGCCTCACGATGGGCCTTCACCACCGCAAGGTAAGACCTAGATGACTGGGTGTAGAAAGAGCGGCTCGCCGATGCTTGCGCTTCGATCGGATCCCTTACGCTCACGGACGCTGCACTTAAGAGGAGCGCAACTGCGGCAAGGAAACGGGCGTTCTGTGAGTGGTGGATGGGTCGCATCAAGGATTACAAAGCGATCCGGCCGCCAAAGTTTCGAAGTTGCTGGTGCGTTTTGCTTTCTTTTACTTTTCGTTAGCCTTATTGAAAGTCCTTGGGTAGTCGTTGCGTTTCGGCCGCTTCAAGCGCGCTACGCAAGAGTGTCGTACCGCAGAAGCGGCCCGGAGCTGCGCTAGAGGCAGAAGTTTGCAGCGTAGCCGACTTGCAGCGAAGCAAACCTGGAGGCATCCCATGCAATCCGACGCACCCGCTAAAATCACTATGGGCGAAGGACCGCGCGATTGTCCGACTTGCGGTACGCCTTATCCCGAGGGAAGCGCTGATACCGGCTGTCCCGTGTGCCTGTTTCGGCGAACCCTTGATCTCGAGTCCGAAACGAAGATCAACGCACCAGGGGATGGATTGTCGCCGGACGATGGTGACGGTTTCGACCATTACGAACTCGCGCGACGCGAGGACGGCAGCCTGGATGAACTGGGCCGGGGCGCCATGGGCATCACTTACAGGGCCTTCGATACCGTTTTAGGCCACGCCGTCGCCCTGAAGGTCCTGGATGCCCACATCGCTGCCGACCCTGCCGCCCAGGCCCGTTTCCTCCGGGAAGCCCGTGCCGCTGCGCGCCTGCGGCACCCAAACATCGCCTCCGTCTTTTACTACGGGGTACGCCCGAGCGATGGCCAATGTTTCTATGCCATGGAACTTATCGAGGGCGAAACGCTGCAGGCCCGCCTCCGCCGCGAAGGGCCGTTACCGCTGCCCGTTGCCCTGGAAATCACTCGCCAGGTCACGCGGGCGCTGGCCGCGGCCGATGCTCAGGGCCTGGTACACCGCGACCTGAAGCCCTCAAATCTGATGCTGGCCAAAGGGCCGGAGTTTAGCGTCAGGATTATCGATTTTGGTTTGGCCAAAGCGGTGGCCGCTGCTGAGGAGTCCGACCTGACTCATGGGGGTTTCGTGGGGACGCCTGTCTTCGCCAGCCCGGAGCAATTCACGAGCGGCGGCGTAGACGTCCGTGCGGACCTTTATTCGTTGGGCGTTACCCTTTGGGAGATGCTGACCGGCGAGGCACCGTTCCAGGGATCCCGGGCGGCTTTGATGCAACAGCATTTGCGCGCGCCCTTACCCCTCGACCAACTCAAAGGCGTCCCGCAGCCGGTGTGTCTTTTGCTGCAAACGCTCCTGGAGAAAGACCCGGCGCGGCGGCTCCAGACTCCGGACGACCTCCTGCAGGCATTGCCGAAGATCACGGGCGCGATTGAAGCCGGGCGCAGCCTGGCGCGCCACGATTTGCACAGGGCGCCCTCGGCCGATCGCGCAGCCGTCGCAGCCGTTACCCGCCGGCCGCCGCCACGGCGCGGTCCAAAAAAGATTTCGATCGCCCGGTTGCCGGTTACGGGAAGGGAGATGTTTGGCCGCGAAGAAGATCTCGCGTTCCTGGAGGCGGCCTGGGCGGACCCTCATGTAAATGCCGTGACGGTCGTGGCCTGGGCGGGCGTCGGCAAATCCACGCTGGTTAACCATTGGCTCCGGCGAATGGCGGCCGAACGCTACCGTTCTGCCGAAGTTGTCTTCGGCTGGT
The nucleotide sequence above comes from Verrucomicrobiota bacterium. Encoded proteins:
- a CDS encoding ABC transporter permease, coding for MHTSAAAPAPAAAPAKPSGLFLGVLLFQLRALIALFVLIGIFSVLSPAFFTRQNLIILVGQTAINAIMAVGMTFVILTGGIDLSVGSTVGLAAMASGLLINRGLPIPPLGVAVYFNIPAIIALCLALGLLVGAFNGLLITRFNVAPFIATLGTLYVARGTAQLSNNGATFPNLIGNPELGNTGFPILGAGSVLGIPIVIWIMVLFAAVAGFIAAKTPFGRQVYAVGGNERAAELSGIYVNRIKMAVYMICGLCAAMTGLITASQLVAAHPAVGESYELNAIAAVVLGGTSLAGGRGTIWGTIVGALVIGVLTNGLVLLGVQEFWKKVITGLVIILAVVLDQLQERLQQRLALKRA
- a CDS encoding D-ribose ABC transporter substrate-binding protein, producing the protein MAGAMIQSAPAQQKKLVAIIVPSPENPFFKALADAADAKAKSLGYDTLILVHNDDPVKQDQLFDTAIARKAAAIILDNAGADATIAAVTKAKNAGIPSFLVDREINATGVAVAQLVSNNYQGATLGGEEFAKLMGEDGDYVELIGKETDTNAGIRSKGYNDTLSQYPKLKKVAAQSANWNQAEAFQKTQTIIQQYPNIKGLISGNDTMALGAYAALKAAGKGQVIVVGFDGSPDVAQSIKAHEIRATVLQPVVRLSEMAVEQADNYIKTGKADQPEKQTIDCVLVNGDNVNNYSAFSLKE
- a CDS encoding OBAP family protein, with translation MQRRKVISRLALILGGVSVLPLRRLFGQTPPPQEPPSAETKVLGMGSHLLQGKHPVDQIDGYVCGLHFYNGDPGRQVIAHHFCSHRSEEFLQCVIYDSNQPDARLIGIEYIISARLFGSLPEEEKRYWHSHQYEVKSGELSAPGIPEPVERELMKKLVNTYGKTWHTWQYDRYADLPLGVPQLMMGFVQDGQAREPLVKQVEKEVGYSVEQRRKTREDIVADAVLPGANAWQQGNAYQIKSD
- a CDS encoding alpha-galactosidase, whose product is MKSRRPAWFLIAASALTLAASGMNASPAQLLIPIQTDSTTLVFQVTGDKHLNLLYLGPAASAPKDGGSIPGDVVYPTNAASGNASWYAGQDEPGKVAVRATHADGDPACDLIYVRHTIRQVGAAVTETRIELKDVHHPFYVNVFVRSNQGEDLFEQWTQIRHQENAPVTLRDFASAGLTFHADAYWLTFFPAAYQDEMQLTEARLQPGIKSVESKLGIRNGQSAAPDFALSLGRRATEAEGRVLLGTLAWSGSFANTFEVDRTNRLRILSGINSYASEWHLTPGEIFETPKFLFTFSTQGKGEASRRFHRWARLHGVRDGNKPQLTLLNNWEATEFNFDQTRIESLFQGAKAAGMEIFLLDDGWFGNGKYARINDKAGLGDWQPNPARFPRGLGPLVQSALSRGLQFGIWMEPEMVNPASQLYTRHPEWVITQPHRPASLFRNQMVLDLTRPEVQQYAFNAIDGVLSTPGISYLKWDCNRSIDNPGSAYLPPYQQSHVRIAYVRALYQIMRRVVEKHPGVTMMACSGGGGRVDYGSLRFFQQFWPSDNTDALCRVKIQWGYSHFYPAAAISAHVTRMNSRPFKFAFDVAMSGRLGMDVDTGTLTAEESVITRQAVALYKSELRDVVQFGDLYRLESPYEGSRASLDYVTQDKAKAVAFAWQLEDDVASAGKPFRVTGLKPDFSYVVKEVNLKPGVTSRLPANGQAFTGAELMREGITLGFEKRFDSATIEFTAG
- a CDS encoding alpha-amylase, yielding MRFSLLPLVCILAASVAWGENNFFNPGIRSAHQGEIIYLLMPDRFNHADPTRNQAQPDSGEPAQSGFDPANPRCYHGGDLRGIDAKLNYLNHLGVSSIWMTPIFRNRAVQEAEGRVPLKTGYHGYWILDFTDVDPHFGSKQLLRQLISDSAAHGIGIILDIVVNHTADVIQPKNGVHAYQYKFSKPYLDANGQPFDDRSYINKPDFPKLDPSISFPVPPAFNDEADRTIKKPDWLNDPTVYHNRGDASGSGESDQYGDIAGLDDLFTEQPRVVQGMIDIYSDWVRHFAIAGFRLDTVKHVNDEFWQRFVPAMQDVAAEAGRKNFFIFGEVYNPDPAVLSEFVHRAGIPAVLDFGFQRAAAGFASGIDAPRKLAEFFAKDGYYTTPSANAYGLVTFLSNHDIGRIGHFLVNDLSTAPDEELLARDVLAHALLFFTRGIPCLYYGDEQGFTGRGGDALAREDMFGSKVPDFAGEKRIGGGDGAAPAFNEDHPLFRAIREMISVRRKHPALESGIQIVRCADDRPGIFAVSRIDRGQRKEVVAAFNNSGETHKTVIKTSSPSGGWERVYAGAPAGTNFAARPDNQLYIELGPWSVLVLGNAETIDTGPKQPGELHLEATRNGDLEDHWEIKAEFVPDQIASVAFGVRAKGEADYKFLGTADTAPYRVFPAWDVIPNTPELEFKAIAHDLSGNELTAEFEWRRRVPRGSGR
- a CDS encoding aquaporin, with product MDKVSTASQPGEVRQDRPLRGKPFPHDKLHPRMYAAELVGTALLVFVGLSLVIALWGHGAPLAGLPIQPGPRRFLNGLLFGSVGAAIAFSKIGRMSGAHINPAMTFAFWLEGKIQWRDAVCYVLAQLFGGAIGAAALVVVWKASGASANWGASLPANGVPEWLPVGGEAVCTFLLVFLIFICAAHKATQPFTPLVNPPLFAVLTWLEAPLSGASANPARSFGPELAAWLWQGWWVYWIGPGLGAAFAVLFLRLGALDGHRPNEARLCHFGHHGATGPSR